Genomic DNA from Nicotiana tabacum cultivar K326 chromosome 21, ASM71507v2, whole genome shotgun sequence:
GAAATGTGGCTCAACCCCATATCATAAGAAGGAACTATACTTGTTGTTGCTATACTTTTAGTTTGGAACTGCTGTTTGCAAGCATGACAAGTGATTTGTGAAAGAGTAGAATTAATTTGCCTGATTGCTTGCTCCTTCAAAGCTTGAGCCTTTTCTAATTCCCCTTGTGCTTGTCGTCTAATCCTCTTGGCATTGGCGAATTCTTGCTCGGCCAATTCAATTTGTCTCTTGGCTTGCTTTCTTGTTTCTTCGGCATATGCCTTTTCAGCCGTGGCCTGCCTCAACCGCTCTCGCGCTTCGTCTTTAAGCGTCAATGCAGCATCCAAATTTGGAATATTTCTCGATTTGTGCGTGTCATTTTCTGAGTCATTTTTCTCATTGAAATCGGATGAACCAATGGAGAGTTGAAGATGAGTGGAGTGACCATCGTTCGGTTTAGATGATACAGAGACATCAAAGGGGCTAGATGAAgatgtagtagtagtagtagtcaaGAGCTGGAGCTCCAAATTGTGTTGCTTTACGTcattcttgagaaatattttgGAACTAGTCAAAGTTTTTGGCTTATTGGATATAAGGAAACTAGGCCATGGAACTGTAGTGAGATTAGTGTCACTTGAGGGGGTGGGACTAGAAGCTGTCCGAGAAAGGCAAGCTGTTGGCTGTAAAAATTTTGAATCTGATCGGAGTCTGCTGAAGCTACAGGCATCTTGGTG
This window encodes:
- the LOC107795362 gene encoding protein indeterminate-domain 14, giving the protein MLSINNPNSSSDPFTSSENGNNCDRRKRRPAGTPDPDAEVVSLSPKTLLESDQYVCEICNQGFQRDQNLQMHRRRHKVPWKLLKRETPIVRKRVFVCPEPTCLHHDPCHALGDLVGIKKHFRRKHSNHKQWICDKCSKGYAVQSDYKAHLKTCGTRGHSCDCGRVFSRVESFIEHQDACSFSRLRSDSKFLQPTACLSRTASSPTPSSDTNLTTVPWPSFLISNKPKTLTSSKIFLKNDVKQHNLELQLLTTTTTTSSSSPFDVSVSSKPNDGHSTHLQLSIGSSDFNEKNDSENDTHKSRNIPNLDAALTLKDEARERLRQATAEKAYAEETRKQAKRQIELAEQEFANAKRIRRQAQGELEKAQALKEQAIRQINSTLSQITCHACKQQFQTKSIATTSIVPSYDMGLSHISSGLTEHEM